The following coding sequences lie in one Lolium perenne isolate Kyuss_39 chromosome 2, Kyuss_2.0, whole genome shotgun sequence genomic window:
- the LOC127329875 gene encoding uncharacterized protein, with product MSHSSANPFSDDDDDTADQTKTRSTRARLSSPGAAAAAPPYVVPRIIRTAAASSRYRRSSTWGYSPKVSVDMAVAHSWAPYAAVVRALRSLSLLSLKDDDREAARAAVAELCGHAAPFSGVRRFPAGEVFVCLDRPPFARKMQGIQQPLIKAEAAGSYGEEFVSACSIYMSGIGDALDELTRVRRDDDRSAPVLYDRAVFESAFLLRWTEP from the coding sequence ATGAGCCACTCCTCTGCGAATCCcttcagcgacgacgacgacgacaccgCCGACCAAACAAAAACCCGCTCCACCCGGGCAAGGCTATCTTCTCCAGGCGCCGCGGCGGCGGCTCCACCATATGTCGTCCCTCGCATCATCCGCACGGCGGCGGCCTCCTCGCGCTACAGGCGGTCGTCCACCTGGGGCTACAGCCCCAAGGTGTCCGTGGACATGGCCGTCGCGCACAGCTGGGCGCCCTACGCGGCCGTCGTCCGCGCGCTCCGCTCCCTCTCCCTCCTGTCCCTCAAGGACGACGACCGCGAGGCGGCGAGGGCGGCCGTCGCGGAGCTGTGCGGCCACGCCGCGCCCTTCAGCGGCGTCCGCCGGTTCCCCGCGGGCGAGGTGTTCGTGTGCCTGGACCGCCCGCCGTTCGCGCGCAAGATGCAGGGCATCCAGCAGCCGTTGATCAAGGCAGAGGCTGCCGGCAGCTATGGCGAAGAGTTCGTCAGCGCCTGCTCCATCTACATGAGCGGGATCGGCGACGCCCTCGACGAGCTCACGCGCGTCAGGCGTGACGACGACCGCAGCGCCCCCGTCCTGTATGACCGCGCCGTCTTCGAGTCAGCGTTCCTTCTCAGGTGGACCGAGCCGTGA
- the LOC127331811 gene encoding protein transport protein SEC31 homolog B — protein MACIKSAQRAALTALAPDAPYLAAGTMSGAVDRDFSASANIEIFSLDFQSDSPDLRVVAAAPSPDRFNRLCWSRPGAVEGDSFALGLVAGGLSDGSVAVWNPLSMISSKGLAEDAMVARLEKHNGAVTGLEFSELTPNRLASGANEGDVRIWDLKNPSEPEVFPPLKNVGSSAQADITCLTWNPKFQHILASASSNGITVVWDLRNQKPLTSFSDSNRRNCSVLQWNPDMSTQLIAASDDDNSPSLRVWDVRKTIAPVRELFGHSKGVIAMSWCPYDSSFLLTCGKDNRTICWDTVSGEIISELPTSSNGNFDIHWYRKIPGVVAASSFDGKIGVHNLEFSGLYAAGDSAVGASARPRAPAPKWLKCPTGASFGFGGKLVSFHPAQGTQAGTSEVHVHNLVVEQTLVSRSTEFEAAMQNGDKSSLRALCDKKSQESLSDEERETWSFLRVMFEDGDTARTKLLAHLGFNPPQEPTENATDELSKTLADTLNLDHGTPTDNVDAQFLVDNGDDFFNNPQPSETSLAEESISADSQEIEQEIPESVVPSDPSVDKSIQHALVVGDYKGAVNQCLAANRMADALVIAHAGGSALWESTRNQYLKNSVSPYLKVVSAMVGNDLMSFVSTWPLNAWKETLALLCTFARKEEWNVLCDTLASRLLSVGDMLAATLCYICAGNIDKAVEIWSRNLRSEDGGKTYVDLLQDLMEKTITLALATGHKSFSASLSKLVENYAELLASQGLLKTAMEYLKLLGSDEHSHELAILRDRIAYSTEENDAARSTLPEISDNSSSYIQNQPSYSIDPSQNGFQVPSSYSTDTSQNPYKVPQPYSNAPSNAYPDVYPQQPNTTYSRFSSGHQAHTNMFVPQTSPADIQPNPTPLPVPQHTVKGFTPANVPSLKKVDQYQQPSTLGSQLYTAPTNSSFMSGPSAPYPSGPPTTYHQPVPPTQYPTVPPVPSAPGTNPNQMFTPAVPTPNQMFTPAVPTNPASRFMPSNNQGFVQHPGPSPVQPSSPTLAQPPAQPAVAPPAPPPTVQTADTSNVSAELRPVIATLTRLYDETSKALGGTQAKKREIEDNSKKIGALFAKLNTGDISPNVSSKLIQMCSALDNSDLATAMQIQIQLTTSDWDECNFWLSALKRMIKTKQNFRM, from the exons ATGGCGTGCATCAAGAGCGCGCAGCGGGCGGCGCTGACGGCGCTCGCGCCCGACGCGCCCtacctcgccgccggcaccatgaGCGGCGCCGTCGACAGGGACTTCTCCGCGTCCGCCAACATCGAGATCTTCAGCCTCGACTTCCAGTCCGACTCCCCCGACCTGCGGGTCGTCGCCGCGGCGCCCTCCCCCGACCGCTTCAACCGCCTCTGCTGGTCCCGCCCGGGCGCCGTCGAGGGCGACTCCTTCGCCCTCGGCCTCGTCGCCGGCGGCCTCAGCGACGGCTCCGTCGCGGTCTGGAACCCGCTCAGCATGATCAG CTCCAAGGGCCTAGCCGAGGACGCCATGGTCGCGCGCCTCGAGAAGCACAACGGGGCG GTTACCGGATTGGAGTTCAGCGAGCTCACGCCGAATCGGCTCGCGTCAGGTGCTAACGAGGGGGACGTTCGCATCTGGGATCTCAAAAACCCCAGCGAGCCCGAAGTGTTCCCGCCACTCAAG AATGTTGGCTCGAGCGCTCAAGCTGACATAACTTGCTTGACCTGGAAccccaagtttcagcatatattaGCCTCAGCTTCTAGTAATGGGATAACAG TTGTTTGGGATTTGAGAAACCAGAAACCATTAACTAG CTTTTCAGATTCAAATAGGAGGAATTGTTCTGTCCTGCAGTGGAATCCAGACATGTCCACCCAGCTCATCGCTGCATCAGATGATGACAACTCTCCTTCTTTGAGA GTTTGGGATGTGAGGAAAACTATTGCACCTGTAAGGGAACTTTTTGGACATTCGAAAG GTGTAATTGCTATGTCGTGGTGCCCCTATGATAGTTCTTTCTTGCTTACTTGCGGCAAGGATAATAGAACAATATGCTGGGATACAGTTAGCGGGGAG ATTATCAGTGAGCTACCGACAAGCTCTAATGGCAACTTCGACATTCACTGGTACCGCAAAATTCCAGGTGTCGTAGCAGCATCCTCATTTGATGGGAAAATTGGCGTACACAACTTGGAG TTCTCTGGCCTTTATGCAGCTGGTGATAGTGCTGTTGGTGCCTCAG CACGTCCAAGAGCTCCAGCTCCGAAATGGTTGAAATGCCCCACCGGTGCATCTTTTGGCTTTGGGGGTAAACTTGTCTCTTTCCATCCGGCACAAGGCACACAAGCGGGTACTTCTGAG GTGCATGTACATAATTTGGTGGTTGAGCAGACTCTAGTAAGCAGGTCAACTGAATTTGAAGCTGCAATGCAGAATGGCGACAAAAGTTCCCTGCGTGCTTTATGTGACAAAAAATCACAAGAATCTTT ATCCGATGAAGAGAGAGAAACGTGGAGCTTCTTAAGGGTTATGTTTGAGGATGGCGATACTGCCAGGACAAAATTGCTTGCTCATCTTGGATTCAATCCACCTCAAGAACCGACTGAGAATGCAACTGATGAACTGAGCAAAACATTGGCTGATACACTTAATCTTGATCATGGAACACCGACTGATAATGTGGATGCCCAATTTCTTGTTGATAACGGTGATGATTTTTTTAACAATCCTCAACCTTCAGAGACGAGCTTGGCTGAGGAGTCGATATCTGCAGATAGCCAAGAGATTGAGCAGGAAATACCTGAAAGTGTTGTGCCATCTGATCCATCAGTTGACAAAAGTATTCAACATGCATTGGTAGTTGGAGACTATAAAGGAGCAGTTAATCAGTGCCTTGCTGCAAATCGTATGGCTGATGCTCTGGTCATTGCCCATGCTGGTGGTTCTGCTCTATGGGAAAGCACCAGAAATCAATATCTTAAAAACAGTGTCTCGCCATATTTAAAG GTTGTTTCTGCTATGGTTGGCAATGACTTGATGAGTTTTGTGAGTACGTGGCCACTGAATGCATGGAAGGAAACACTTGCACTACTTTGCACA TTTGCACGGAAAGAGGAGTGGAATGTTTTATGTGACACTCTTGCATCTAGACTTCTGAGTGTTGGTGATATGCTAGCTGCGACACTATGTTATATTTGTGCTGGAAATATTGATAAAGCTGTTGAAATATGGTCTCGCAACTTGAGGTCTGAGGATGGTGGGAAGACTTATGTTGATCTTCTCCAG GATTTGATggagaagaccattactctcgccCTTGCCACGGGTCATAAGAGTTTTAGTGCATCTCTATCTAAGCTTGTTGAGAACTATGCTGAGCTCTTGGCCAGTCAAGGCCTTCTTAAAACTGCAATGGAGTACTTGAAGCTTTTGGGATCAGATGAACATTCACATGAGCTAGCAATACTGAGAGATCGAATTGCCTATTCCACAGAAG AGAATGATGCTGCAAGGAGTACTCTTCCTGAGATCAGTGACAACAGTTCCTCCTACATTCAAAATCAACCAAGCTACTCCATAGACCCTTCTCAGAATGGTTTCCAGGTTCCCAGCAGCTACAGCACAGACACTTCTCAGAATCCTTATAAG GTCCCTCAACCATATAGCAATGCGCCAAGCAATGCATATCCAGATGTTTACCCGCAACAACCTAATACAACCTATTCAAGATTCAGCAGTGGACATCAAGCACACACCAATATGTTTGTTCCTCAGACCTCACCAGCGGACATCCAG CCAAATCCAACCCCATTACCGGTTCCACAACATACAGTGAAGGGTTTTACTCCTGCAAACGTACCGAGTCTCAAAAAGGTAGATCAATATCAGCAGCCAAGTACCTTGGGTTCCCAACTTTACACG GCTCCTACGAATTCGTCATTTATGTCTGGACCATCTGCCCCATACCCAAGTGGACCTCCCACCACATACCATCAGCCTGTACCGCCGACTCAGTACCCGACTGTTCCACCTGTCCCTTCTGCACCAGGAACAAACCCTAATCAGATGTTCACCCCTGCTGTTCCAACTCCTAATCAGATGTTCACCCCTGCTGTTCCAACTAATCCAGCTTCCAGGTTTATGCCATCAAACAATCAAGGTTTTGTTCAGCACCCAGGTCCAAGTCCTGTACAACCGTCGAGCCCAACACTTGCGCAGCCACCAGCGCAGCCTGCCGTTGCCCCTCCTGCACCACCCCCAACTGTGCAGACAGCTGATACATCAAATGTGTCTG CTGAGCTGAGGCCCGTTATTGCAACACTCACCAGACTATATGATGAGACATCCAAAGCTCTTGGAGGCACACAAGCTAAAAAACGTGAAATTGAAGACAACTCAAAGAAGATTGGGGCATTATTTGCAAAACTCAACACTGGGGATATCTCTCCAAATGTTTCTTCAAAACTCATTCAGATGTGCAGTGCACTTGATAATAGTGACTTAGCCACTGCGATGCAAATTCAG ATTCAACTGACAACCAGTGATTGGGACGAGTGCAACTTTTGGCTCTCAGCATTGAAGCGAATGATCAAGACAAAGCAAAATTTCAGAATGTAA